The DNA window TCTAAGTACAAGTTAGGTGAGTTTGTGCAAGGAAAAGTGGAGTTTCATGCGCCATTTGGAATTTTTGTAAAAATTGATGAATCTTCAGTTAAAGGCTTAATTAAAATTCCAGACTTTTTGGATGAAGGTGCGATGAGTCCAGAAATGTACCCTGAAATTGGTACGACAATAGGAGCAATAGTTGTTGGATATAACGAAAGTAATTGTCGCGAGATATATTTAAATGCTAAACCTAGTGTTCTACACAAAGCACTCGTACCCTTGAGAATTCCTGCTTTAACGAGTTAGATCTATATTGTTGTTTTTTGATGAGGGGTGTGAAGCGATCGCATTACATCGACCTGATATTTTGTGAGACTGAATGCGAATGATGCGATCGCAAATCATCAATGATTATTCGGATTGCATTAGACAAAAAATTATTTAGAAGTAATTTGACAAAAAAAAGTTGACTTTAGAGATAAGTGTTGTAAAGTGACTTTCGATCCACTAGCATGGATAAATATTATTTAATCGTGACAAGCCAGAAATGATTTCACCTTTGGTGAAGTTACCTATAAGAGAACTATTTAGAGGTTATTGAAGGAGTTCCATCTAATGTCAATACATATAAGCTGTCAGTGTGGAGAATCTTACGACTTAAAAGATGAATATGCAGGAAGAACACTTAAATGTTCCAAATGTGGCGCAAGTCTTCAGGTTGGCAGTGAGCAAGGTATTCGCGAAAACAAGTATTCATCTGATTTGGCTTTTAACCGAGACAAGTTTCTTCTTCGCCAAAAACTCTTGGCTATTTCTGAAAAGTATGATGTTTGCGACGAGCAAGCAAAGCCTATTCTCTATGTCGAGCGCCCTGCCCATCTACTGAGAAACTTGGGGGCATCCCTAGCAGGGATAATTGCTGGAATTGCTTTTGTCATCTTTATTGCCATGATTTTTCGTGCTGTACCTGAACAGCTAAAGGGTTTTCTCATAGTGTTTGCAATATTTGGATGGCTAGCAGTGACATTTGTCGTTAGCATCTTGCTTTATAAAAAGCGAAATGTCACTATTTATCGCGATAAAAGTAAGCAAGATCCAATTTTGAAAATTTTACAAGATAAG is part of the Pseudanabaena sp. BC1403 genome and encodes:
- a CDS encoding RNA-binding protein, which gives rise to MECISWEQIKSKYKLGEFVQGKVEFHAPFGIFVKIDESSVKGLIKIPDFLDEGAMSPEMYPEIGTTIGAIVVGYNESNCREIYLNAKPSVLHKALVPLRIPALTS